From the genome of Gracilibacillus salitolerans, one region includes:
- a CDS encoding YesL family protein → MTFGGWVKFNTAAIWMIKLAYINILWILFTIVGLVIFGLFPATVAMFTIVRKWIRKENNVKIFPVFWIVFRTEFIKANGFGLLFILIGYILYYDFTFLQLNDGKLVYLLPVFIFILVSYAVTLLFFFPVFVHFDLRFFQYIKQSFLIAITSPIETLLIAVSIILIYFAITLLPGMIPLFSGSVIAVVITWTSFKAFRRIERRKDSTS, encoded by the coding sequence ATGACATTCGGTGGGTGGGTAAAGTTTAATACCGCTGCTATTTGGATGATTAAATTGGCTTACATAAATATACTCTGGATATTATTTACCATAGTAGGACTAGTGATTTTCGGACTGTTTCCGGCTACAGTGGCCATGTTTACGATTGTCCGCAAGTGGATACGCAAGGAGAATAATGTTAAAATCTTCCCTGTATTTTGGATAGTTTTCCGTACGGAGTTTATAAAGGCCAATGGCTTCGGTTTATTATTTATTCTTATCGGTTACATCCTGTATTACGACTTTACTTTTCTTCAGCTAAACGATGGTAAGTTGGTTTATTTACTTCCTGTGTTTATTTTCATTCTAGTTTCCTACGCTGTTACCTTGTTATTTTTCTTTCCAGTATTCGTGCATTTTGATCTAAGATTCTTTCAATATATCAAACAATCTTTTTTAATTGCCATAACCTCCCCAATTGAAACACTATTAATTGCTGTATCGATTATATTAATATATTTTGCAATCACACTTCTTCCAGGAATGATTCCGTTATTTAGCGGTAGTGTAATAGCAGTTGTGATAACCTGGACTAGTTTTAAAGCTTTTAGGAGAATTGAGCGCAGGAAAGATTCAACCTCATAG
- a CDS encoding FIMAH domain-containing protein, producing the protein MKDQPISSKWYYLIASLLVLVLAGFPSLTLAEPEQDATELANTTYGEPEQLLAPLTGTVSIFDGAVGKEDGHNVMYTTAKGIPAELNVIDLDNDELLRTITLDGAESTWAHEVTVDGDLYIATIGGGAKLWKYSPETKDAKVIATFPGQTFPYSITSDAEGNVYVGTYPGGNVYKFNTENEEVTDYGKMINESSKQYIRSIAYIEGNIYAGTAKDKIIKYNVATGEKSDIAASLDETGTVYDMDRVDNRYLFIRYKNTNNGYIYDTQTQEWLDVIVPNVRGLHVEEQSYNGLVYYMTQDDKFMSIDLNTLEISDTGMRYNSGLRGADWVELSDPDLPGKSLVTINWSGSVTIFNIETNQVIERPSLVPGTPAIMNKIKSGPDGNIYISGTQATEGAIYNPIDNSTVSFNLGQGDSINYVGDKMLFGVYPGARIFEYDTKEEPGENNPKQLFKVGEDQDRISDITSGDGKTFIGSIPDYGKLGGALTIYDQTGEQTNPTVYRNIVENQSIASIVYKDGIIYGSTTVNGGLGIDPVAEQAKIFKWDVENEQKTEEISLSIEGIDNPQTIGDLTFNKDGLLWGAANNIIFALDPDTLDVVKSKKIYPDGALNYSDWQTIDLEWSNGILYAKFDNNLTAIDPETLVSQKITEAKSFTIGVDGNIYYSLPSNRTFLYKVEVTSVNLVQEIIDRYHASEDIKQPVYAELTNKLKQAKHHLKQDKINQAVKHLNDLIKYLNKESISEFISNDAKNILNTKVENLIETLLSGEEQPPRNFEALINPDFEEPLTDETIPGWTSAFQVDEEHYYEVTDERNFSGNNSLKIEDTVRTASVALYSDKIDVEPGVEYTATTQAFTETGSASFLLRFYDNDGNQVANYANHFESMLGQWEEVMTQGVAPENAAYVRIYAYTTSYQIGTVYFDNIKLWTSQE; encoded by the coding sequence ATGAAAGATCAGCCGATTTCAAGCAAATGGTACTATTTAATAGCGAGCTTATTAGTACTTGTTTTAGCAGGATTTCCCTCCCTTACACTAGCAGAACCGGAGCAGGATGCAACAGAACTTGCTAACACTACTTACGGGGAACCTGAACAATTATTGGCACCGCTTACAGGAACGGTTAGTATCTTCGATGGGGCCGTGGGAAAAGAAGATGGTCATAACGTCATGTACACTACAGCTAAAGGCATACCTGCCGAACTAAATGTAATTGATTTGGATAATGATGAATTGCTAAGGACAATTACTCTTGATGGTGCCGAAAGTACATGGGCACATGAAGTAACAGTCGATGGTGACTTGTATATAGCTACTATTGGCGGAGGTGCAAAACTTTGGAAGTATTCCCCTGAAACAAAAGATGCAAAGGTTATTGCTACCTTCCCAGGTCAAACTTTCCCTTATTCGATAACATCGGATGCTGAAGGAAATGTATATGTAGGAACCTACCCTGGAGGAAACGTTTACAAATTTAATACAGAAAACGAGGAAGTTACAGATTATGGAAAAATGATCAATGAGTCTTCAAAACAATATATTCGATCAATCGCTTATATTGAGGGAAATATTTATGCCGGAACTGCTAAGGACAAAATAATTAAATATAATGTTGCAACTGGAGAGAAATCAGATATTGCTGCATCTTTAGATGAGACAGGCACCGTATACGACATGGATAGAGTGGATAATCGCTATTTGTTTATCAGGTATAAAAACACCAACAATGGCTACATTTATGATACACAAACTCAAGAGTGGCTTGATGTTATCGTTCCAAACGTAAGAGGTTTGCATGTTGAAGAACAGTCATATAATGGATTAGTGTATTACATGACACAAGATGATAAGTTCATGTCAATCGATTTAAACACACTGGAGATAAGTGACACAGGTATGAGATATAACAGTGGCCTGCGAGGAGCTGATTGGGTAGAATTAAGCGACCCCGATCTACCTGGTAAAAGTCTCGTTACCATTAACTGGAGTGGAAGTGTAACAATATTTAATATAGAAACTAATCAGGTTATCGAGCGCCCTTCTTTAGTACCAGGCACGCCAGCAATTATGAATAAAATAAAGAGCGGTCCAGATGGAAATATATATATTAGTGGTACACAAGCAACAGAGGGAGCTATCTATAATCCAATTGACAATTCGACTGTCTCTTTTAATTTAGGACAGGGGGATAGCATCAATTATGTTGGAGATAAAATGCTATTTGGTGTTTATCCTGGGGCAAGAATTTTTGAATATGATACAAAAGAAGAACCAGGTGAAAATAATCCTAAACAATTGTTCAAAGTTGGAGAAGATCAAGATAGAATCAGTGATATAACCAGCGGAGATGGAAAGACGTTTATCGGTAGTATTCCCGATTATGGCAAGTTAGGTGGAGCTCTGACCATATATGACCAAACTGGGGAACAAACCAACCCAACTGTTTATCGAAATATAGTAGAAAATCAAAGCATTGCTAGCATAGTCTATAAAGATGGTATTATTTATGGTTCCACGACTGTTAACGGCGGTTTGGGAATAGATCCAGTTGCTGAACAAGCCAAAATTTTTAAGTGGGATGTAGAAAATGAACAGAAAACAGAAGAAATATCGTTATCAATCGAAGGTATAGACAATCCTCAAACGATTGGCGACTTAACCTTTAATAAAGATGGTTTATTATGGGGTGCTGCAAATAACATTATTTTTGCCTTGGATCCCGACACGTTAGACGTTGTAAAAAGCAAAAAGATTTATCCTGATGGGGCTCTTAATTACAGTGACTGGCAAACGATTGATCTAGAATGGTCAAACGGTATACTATATGCAAAGTTTGATAATAATCTAACTGCCATCGATCCTGAAACCCTAGTCAGTCAAAAGATCACGGAGGCTAAATCTTTTACTATAGGAGTTGACGGAAACATATACTATTCTCTTCCGTCTAATCGAACATTTCTTTACAAGGTAGAAGTAACCAGTGTAAATCTTGTACAGGAAATTATTGACCGTTATCACGCATCAGAAGATATCAAGCAACCCGTCTATGCTGAACTGACTAATAAGTTAAAACAAGCGAAACATCATTTAAAACAGGATAAAATAAACCAGGCGGTTAAACATCTAAATGACTTAATTAAATACCTGAACAAAGAATCTATATCTGAATTCATTTCAAATGACGCAAAGAATATATTGAATACTAAAGTCGAAAATCTTATAGAAACCTTATTATCTGGAGAAGAGCAACCACCACGGAATTTCGAAGCGTTAATAAACCCCGACTTTGAGGAACCTTTGACAGATGAGACTATCCCCGGATGGACATCTGCATTTCAAGTAGATGAAGAGCATTACTACGAAGTTACAGATGAACGCAATTTCAGTGGTAACAACAGTTTGAAAATTGAAGATACTGTAAGAACTGCATCTGTTGCACTATACAGTGATAAAATAGATGTTGAACCTGGTGTTGAATATACAGCAACAACCCAAGCCTTCACTGAAACAGGTTCAGCAAGCTTTCTATTACGCTTTTATGATAATGATGGGAACCAAGTCGCTAATTATGCCAATCATTTTGAAAGCATGCTTGGACAATGGGAGGAAGTTATGACGCAAGGTGTAGCTCCTGAAAATGCTGCATATGTACGTATTTATGCATATACAACAAGCTATCAAATAGGGACCGTTTATTTCGATAATATTAAACTATGGACGAGCCAGGAGTAG
- a CDS encoding Gfo/Idh/MocA family protein translates to MSGNLKVGIIGLDTSHAVVFTKLLNDPSEKHHVPGGKVVIAFPGGSPDFDLSISRVEGFTNELRSIFNVKITESIEQVAEKSDAILLESVDGRVHLEQLRRVISYRKPIFIDKPFSLKTETAAEMVKLASVYQTPVMSTSALRYADNLIEILSKSDKGEIIGADCFGPMEMQVKQPGFFWYGIHSVEMLFVILGKDFEYVTTITNDDHDVIIGQRHDGLLGTIRGNRKGNNQFGALIHFEQGTEYVDVTAAEKPYYASLLAQIMDFFQDGVPRVSLAETREVIRFIEAANESRITGKQVLI, encoded by the coding sequence ATGTCAGGCAATTTGAAGGTAGGCATTATCGGATTAGATACTTCACATGCTGTAGTTTTTACAAAATTACTTAATGACCCTTCAGAAAAACATCATGTCCCTGGAGGGAAAGTTGTAATAGCTTTTCCTGGAGGTTCACCTGATTTTGATCTAAGTATTTCACGCGTGGAGGGTTTTACAAACGAGCTTAGAAGTATATTTAATGTCAAAATTACTGAATCTATTGAACAAGTAGCGGAAAAAAGTGATGCAATTTTATTAGAGTCAGTAGATGGAAGAGTTCATTTAGAACAGTTGCGAAGAGTAATTTCTTATAGGAAACCAATTTTTATTGATAAACCTTTTAGCCTAAAGACGGAAACGGCCGCTGAGATGGTAAAACTAGCTTCAGTTTATCAAACTCCAGTTATGAGTACGTCTGCTCTTCGTTATGCGGACAATTTAATTGAGATACTATCAAAGTCTGACAAAGGAGAAATAATAGGTGCTGATTGTTTCGGTCCGATGGAAATGCAGGTGAAACAGCCGGGCTTTTTTTGGTATGGCATTCATTCGGTTGAAATGCTGTTCGTAATTTTAGGTAAGGACTTCGAGTATGTAACCACCATAACGAACGATGACCATGATGTAATTATAGGGCAGCGACACGATGGGCTACTGGGAACTATCCGGGGGAATCGCAAAGGTAACAATCAATTTGGAGCATTAATTCATTTTGAACAGGGGACGGAATATGTCGATGTAACTGCTGCAGAAAAGCCTTATTATGCTAGTTTACTAGCCCAAATAATGGATTTCTTTCAGGATGGAGTACCTAGAGTTTCGTTAGCCGAAACCAGAGAGGTTATTCGGTTTATTGAAGCGGCAAACGAAAGCAGAATTACTGGAAAACAGGTTTTAATATAA
- a CDS encoding carbohydrate ABC transporter permease gives MKKTITYTALFLLAFCFLLPFIIMALGSFKEMKYALLDPLFWIPEDPTFSNYIYLFNDGIFLRWIFNSLVITIIPVFSQMFFCAVLGYIFAKKKFLGREVIFWVFMGVIMIPQQLLIIPKYIMFADFGWINTYWALIVPELWGIMGVFLVRQFLQNIPNDLEEAARIDGANDITVFFKVILPLSIPVVATVGTFSFISNWNDLFQPLIYMTKEEMFPVTVGLASLLGKEGDFGIEMAGSTLSFVPTFIIFLFFQRYFTEGIQMSGLK, from the coding sequence TTGAAAAAAACGATCACATATACAGCACTGTTCCTATTAGCCTTTTGTTTTCTCCTGCCGTTTATTATTATGGCTCTGGGATCATTTAAAGAGATGAAATATGCTTTGCTGGATCCGCTTTTTTGGATACCTGAAGATCCTACATTTAGTAACTACATCTATCTGTTTAATGACGGAATTTTTCTGAGGTGGATTTTTAATTCCTTGGTTATTACCATCATTCCTGTCTTCAGTCAGATGTTCTTTTGTGCAGTATTGGGATATATTTTTGCCAAGAAAAAATTTCTGGGCAGGGAAGTAATCTTTTGGGTGTTTATGGGCGTAATAATGATTCCGCAACAGCTGCTAATTATTCCAAAATATATTATGTTTGCAGATTTCGGTTGGATCAATACGTACTGGGCTTTAATTGTACCCGAACTTTGGGGGATTATGGGTGTGTTTTTGGTACGGCAATTCCTGCAAAATATCCCGAATGACCTGGAAGAGGCGGCACGCATAGATGGTGCTAATGATATTACAGTTTTCTTCAAGGTTATTTTGCCACTATCGATACCAGTAGTTGCAACAGTAGGAACATTCTCGTTTATCTCAAACTGGAATGACTTATTCCAGCCTTTGATTTATATGACGAAGGAAGAGATGTTTCCTGTGACAGTTGGTTTAGCCTCGCTGCTCGGGAAAGAAGGTGATTTTGGGATAGAAATGGCCGGATCGACACTTTCATTTGTTCCTACCTTTATAATATTCCTGTTCTTTCAGCGTTATTTTACTGAGGGAATTCAGATGTCGGGCTTAAAGTAG
- a CDS encoding carbohydrate ABC transporter permease encodes MITLNNVDKINEEMEYHYKKNLSLKDRLKRNKDSYSNFNKPKQPFKERVKKQWDRNAIVYIFLVPTLIHFLIFQVFPFAFSFVLTFMDWKVIGDPEFVGFKHWIAFINDKLAWRAIWNTILFSIYYIVPTMALGLILALIINSGVKAAGLFKGIFFLPVVTSFVIIAGIWGWLFRGTESGMVNYLLSFLGIDTQLFLADSGQALMVLAGLSIFKVAGSTMIYYFAGLQSVDRQLYEAARIDGATPLRIFWTITFPLLKPIHFYVAIITTIGSFQIFDSTFLLTGGGPNYSTTTIVFYLYQQGFAGLNLSYGAVLSYVLFFIILVISLIQRKYLGQETNYY; translated from the coding sequence GTGATTACACTGAATAATGTAGATAAGATCAACGAAGAAATGGAATACCATTATAAAAAGAATCTCTCTTTAAAAGACCGGTTGAAGAGAAATAAAGATAGTTATTCTAATTTCAATAAGCCAAAGCAGCCATTTAAAGAAAGAGTGAAAAAGCAATGGGATCGAAATGCGATTGTATATATTTTTCTTGTACCTACATTAATTCATTTCTTGATTTTTCAAGTATTCCCATTTGCGTTCAGCTTTGTTCTGACATTTATGGATTGGAAAGTAATTGGTGATCCAGAATTTGTGGGATTTAAACATTGGATAGCGTTTATAAATGATAAATTAGCTTGGAGAGCAATTTGGAATACCATACTATTTTCCATTTATTATATCGTACCTACTATGGCACTTGGATTGATCTTAGCTTTAATCATTAACTCAGGGGTGAAAGCGGCAGGGTTGTTTAAAGGAATCTTTTTCTTACCAGTAGTTACATCCTTTGTAATTATAGCTGGTATCTGGGGATGGTTATTCCGAGGTACAGAATCAGGCATGGTGAACTATCTGTTAAGTTTCCTTGGAATAGATACTCAATTATTTTTAGCAGACTCTGGTCAGGCTCTAATGGTGTTGGCAGGATTAAGTATCTTTAAGGTTGCCGGAAGTACAATGATCTATTATTTTGCAGGGCTGCAATCAGTTGATAGACAACTGTATGAAGCAGCACGGATAGATGGAGCAACTCCTTTACGGATATTTTGGACAATAACCTTTCCGTTGCTAAAGCCGATCCATTTTTACGTGGCCATTATTACAACTATAGGTTCCTTCCAGATTTTCGATTCCACATTTTTACTTACAGGTGGAGGACCAAATTACTCAACAACGACAATTGTATTCTACTTATACCAACAAGGGTTTGCTGGTCTTAACTTAAGCTATGGTGCTGTTTTATCCTATGTATTGTTCTTTATAATTTTGGTTATTTCACTAATCCAAAGAAAGTATTTGGGACAAGAGACGAATTATTATTAA
- a CDS encoding sugar ABC transporter substrate-binding protein, which translates to MKKKISILVLFIILGAVLVACNSDEDTSATEEEISGEITVWVHPYTSDSNAEEAMWEEIVASYEEEFDATVTIETIPWSNRDQKILTALAANNGPDVFYAIPDQMPQYADEGMLLELDPYLEDNEMDDFVDSALVSTKWQDKTYGLPILQEAYTFFYNVDVVKAIGKDPENLPTTWSEFEEWAKAAKEEGYYAYSYQGGGSMNGTLYPFIWQAGGKVITEDDEVMINNVESVKAFEFVNNMYEKNWIPEDSITAMNHDAIWNAGEMLAVLGSGISLTNLQESGLDFVIAPPLKNKEQKTYGTTGMFVVPTNSDNPNAAAEFVKTVTNAENQRKFNTITQYIPTRESAKNIFDDQQYLKQLSEYTQYALPGVIHPKGRNIMPMIQAEVQTMMEGEKTPQEAADAAAEAIEAEIAK; encoded by the coding sequence ATGAAGAAGAAAATTAGCATTCTTGTATTATTTATTATCTTGGGAGCTGTATTAGTAGCCTGTAATTCGGATGAAGATACTTCTGCAACTGAAGAAGAAATATCTGGGGAAATAACGGTTTGGGTTCATCCATACACATCAGATTCAAATGCAGAAGAAGCTATGTGGGAGGAAATCGTAGCATCTTATGAAGAAGAATTCGATGCAACAGTAACTATTGAAACAATTCCTTGGTCTAATAGGGACCAGAAAATACTTACTGCTCTAGCGGCTAATAATGGCCCGGACGTATTTTACGCTATCCCGGATCAAATGCCCCAATATGCAGATGAGGGAATGTTATTAGAGCTTGATCCCTATTTGGAAGACAATGAAATGGATGACTTTGTTGATAGTGCACTTGTTTCAACAAAGTGGCAGGATAAAACGTATGGCTTACCAATTTTGCAGGAAGCATATACCTTTTTTTACAATGTTGATGTAGTTAAAGCGATTGGTAAGGATCCTGAAAATTTACCAACAACGTGGAGTGAATTTGAAGAGTGGGCAAAAGCAGCAAAAGAAGAAGGATACTATGCATATAGCTATCAAGGCGGAGGATCCATGAATGGAACATTATATCCTTTCATTTGGCAAGCAGGTGGAAAAGTTATAACAGAAGATGATGAAGTAATGATAAATAATGTGGAAAGTGTAAAAGCTTTTGAGTTCGTCAATAACATGTATGAAAAAAATTGGATTCCTGAAGATTCAATTACTGCTATGAATCATGACGCAATTTGGAATGCGGGAGAGATGTTAGCTGTACTGGGTTCAGGCATCTCATTAACGAATTTACAGGAAAGTGGTTTGGATTTCGTGATTGCACCACCTCTTAAAAATAAGGAGCAAAAAACATACGGTACCACAGGGATGTTCGTTGTTCCAACAAATAGTGACAATCCTAATGCAGCAGCAGAATTTGTAAAGACAGTTACCAATGCAGAAAATCAAAGGAAATTTAATACAATCACTCAATATATCCCTACTAGGGAATCTGCAAAAAATATTTTTGATGATCAGCAGTATTTAAAACAACTATCAGAATACACACAATATGCTTTACCTGGAGTGATTCATCCAAAGGGGCGTAACATAATGCCGATGATCCAAGCTGAAGTGCAAACGATGATGGAAGGAGAAAAAACTCCACAAGAGGCTGCAGATGCAGCAGCAGAAGCTATAGAGGCTGAAATTGCCAAATAA
- a CDS encoding GGDEF domain-containing protein, protein MQSNKRVHDSSEINIGIIGSKSLIDQTKETLKSFPNFKPVFGVIEPDTAITDLAIKLMDGVDVLVFTEYHLYNLAKQSIDFSIPVHHVPLMGTGLYRSLFLIKNRYGLTRLSVDTIEEKYVIKILAELGEEDYKLKIIPNHSKPKLIEDIINFHIDNYNSDGSIALTGIQEVSVRLSEMNIPNEWVTPTQQDMIVSLERALLATKTRRNKESQIVFGLINVDNFKRVTEKYTSEHDVQLLKLNIQQILLDYIKQLDGHLINLGGEEYSFITTRGIFERETRGYKFIPLLQDTNNAIGITLSIGVGFGSTAAEAGSHARLALRQSKELGGDVCYIVREDKSVLGPVDITTHTQYERYDLAITDAKLLERAEKAGMSASYMTKLMARVARYGIIDYTAQELASTLKITIRSAHRILLKWMDAELVEIIGEEKVTYKGRPRRIYRLTFITEEQLK, encoded by the coding sequence ATGCAAAGTAATAAACGTGTTCATGATAGCTCTGAAATTAATATTGGCATTATTGGATCAAAGTCTCTCATAGACCAGACCAAAGAAACGTTAAAATCCTTTCCAAACTTCAAACCCGTCTTTGGTGTTATTGAACCTGACACCGCTATTACAGATTTAGCAATAAAGCTAATGGATGGTGTTGATGTATTAGTTTTTACAGAGTATCATTTATACAATCTTGCCAAGCAGTCAATAGATTTTTCAATCCCTGTTCATCATGTCCCATTGATGGGTACCGGACTGTATAGGTCATTATTCCTTATTAAAAACCGCTACGGTTTAACACGTTTATCAGTTGATACCATTGAAGAAAAGTATGTCATAAAAATCCTCGCTGAGTTAGGAGAAGAAGACTATAAACTTAAAATAATTCCTAACCACTCGAAACCAAAATTGATTGAAGACATTATAAACTTCCACATTGATAACTATAATTCTGATGGCTCTATTGCACTTACAGGTATACAGGAAGTTTCTGTTAGATTATCAGAAATGAATATACCTAACGAATGGGTAACACCTACACAACAGGACATGATTGTTTCCTTAGAACGTGCTTTACTTGCAACAAAAACCCGTCGAAACAAAGAATCGCAAATTGTTTTTGGGTTAATAAATGTGGACAATTTTAAGAGAGTTACAGAAAAATATACATCGGAACACGATGTACAATTACTAAAATTAAACATTCAACAAATTCTCCTTGATTACATAAAACAGCTTGATGGCCATCTAATCAATCTCGGTGGCGAAGAATATTCATTTATCACGACGCGTGGCATATTTGAACGAGAAACCAGAGGGTATAAGTTCATCCCCTTACTTCAGGATACAAATAATGCCATTGGCATAACGCTAAGTATTGGTGTTGGCTTTGGAAGTACAGCTGCTGAAGCAGGCAGCCATGCACGATTAGCATTACGTCAATCCAAGGAACTGGGTGGTGATGTATGTTATATTGTTAGGGAAGATAAGAGTGTTCTAGGACCAGTTGATATTACTACCCACACACAATACGAGCGGTATGATTTAGCTATTACAGACGCTAAACTATTAGAACGAGCTGAAAAAGCTGGCATGTCTGCATCCTATATGACAAAGCTAATGGCTCGTGTTGCCCGGTACGGAATCATCGATTATACTGCACAGGAATTAGCATCTACCCTCAAAATTACGATTAGAAGCGCTCATCGTATCCTGTTAAAATGGATGGATGCCGAACTTGTAGAGATCATTGGCGAAGAAAAAGTAACGTATAAAGGGAGACCTCGCCGGATTTATCGACTCACTTTTATAACGGAAGAACAATTAAAATAA